The sequence AAATGAGAGaataaaatatttacagaagTAATGGCATACATAAAATTCGGCCTTCGTAGACAGGACTTCTCATCCAGAGAAGGAAGTGAACAAAGCTGACAATGGAACGGAATATTCTGCTTAAACACAGGGAGATAACAAGCAGCAGGGAAAATTTTTTTAGATCACAATCTCtcatacatctctctctctctctgaaagtTGCTTCCATTCGTGCACAAGCAACCTGAAGTCTCATTGTGAAAAGTCCTTCAGCAGGATGGAGGGTTGTTGCTTTTCAGCTTCTTTGGGATGAAGCTTCCTGCGTGGTGTCCCTCCTAGAACTATAACAGCAGTTTTTTCAGGAGTgggctttttaatttaaaaattggttttggttcaaaTCTTCCCTATAAGAACTAAGACATCACAGTGGATTACCAAATCATGTACGTGTTTTCTTCCAAAGACAAAATATTTACAAtacaattaaacttttttttttaagcctgccAGCAGCAGAAGCTTGCCACACCTATATCCTCACAGCTCAAAGTCAGAAGGGACTAGCTTGTTGAaagtttaagaaaataaaaaaaaaaaaataaaaaaaactcatgGTCAAAATGAACATAGGTGATGGGAAACACAATACACCCCAATCTCAACCGTTTACTGCGGGGTCACAGCAAGATTCCATGTACACAGTTCAGGCAAATGGACTGTCAAGCACAGAGGACTAGTTTTCCTAACATCCCAACCCCAGGTATGTACTTCCTAAATGATTAGttcaggcagaggaggaggagggtggaatTATAGAGAAATGAAGGGTGAGAAGAAAGAAAGGTATCCACAGGACAGGGGAGGACACAGAGTTTGCTCTGACCACTGTAGAACACTTTTCTAGGACTTGCCTGACTTGACAAATGCTTCTTATTGGCTGAATTCCAGCAAAGTGCTACATCAAATCAGACAAGCCTATACAGCGAATTGGGGTTCAAAGAAAGCTGAAAGTGTTTTCCCATCAGTGCCAGCAGCTACTGCTTTCCAGTAGAAGAAAAGTCAGCAGAAGAAGGAAGAGATTCTTGGAAATGAGAGGCACTTTTAAGACCCATTTTCAATTTACTGATGTGCAGCAGACCATGAGGGCTTACACCACTTGCCCCAGGACCTTATTCAGTCAACAAAAAGTACCAACCCCCCAAGATTTAGTACAGTAGGATTCAAAGGGAGAAAGGCAGTCTTCATGTACTGTATGCTGCTGCTTTCCATACTGATATTGTATTGTCCCTGATAAGTAAAAGGAAGTAAGGCTGGATGGACTAACCCAATCCTGCACCTTTGGCAGTATGTTTGGCCCACATTACTGTAGTAATTATCCTTTTCATTAATTTTCCCTAGAATCTTAAAACAAGAAGATAAGGACAAATACAACTCAAGAGTTGACATAGTAATTCGAGGCCATtcaagaaaacaaagcaaaagaaagcTTTGAAACACACTCACTGAGTTTTGCACACCTTGCtgagaaaaactttttttttttttttttttttaaaagccttcacAGCCTTGAATCAGTGGAAGAAGTTTATACCCCCAGGCTTTATAGATGGGCTCCAGGATCATTCTGGCCTGAAACTGTGAAGTGCTTTGTCTTCACATATTCAAAATAGCCACGTATGGTAACAGGATGGGTATACAGGTTAACTCTAACCGGCAGGGAAATTAACGACAATTGAGTGCAGATATTGCCAATTTCTACCAGTTCAAGTGTACTTGAAGACTTGTGGCAAAGCCTCATATAGAAGAAAAAGGTTTATCTTGGGTATCCAACAAAATagagtttaaaatgttttttgttttaaaagataaGTATAAGTCTGGTTCAGCTGTCAATCATTTCAGATAGTTCAAGCAGGAGGTCATCCTCATCTTTTCCTGCATCCAGATCAATCTCTGCTTCCAGTTTGCCTCCAGAGATTTCCCAAATCAGCTTCTCAAAGTCATCTTCTACGGACAAGGGTGCTTTCCCAGCTGCGTTGGAACTCAGCCTGCGGGTCTTTACTGCTGCCTGTGAAGAGGTTGGGCTTGTCATCTCTGATTGAGCCACAGAGGCTGCTTGGCTTCCTATGTGGAGCTCAGGGcttgggagaagagagagagagagcaattaGACATTCCTTAATTGAAAGTATCTATTTTGCCAAACACCCTATCTTACTGCAGTgttacccccccccacacctccaatCCTTTGGAATTGCTGTGTAACTAAGCAGTGGCTGTCCCCGAGTCCAACATAATATTACAGGTACATTCTCAGTTtacagagcaacagccgtgttagtctgtattcgcaaaaagaaaaggagtacttgtggcaccttagagactaaccaatttatttgagcatgagctttcgtgagctacagctcacttcatcggatgcataccgtggaaactgcagcagactttatatacacacagagatcataaaacaatacctcctcccactccactgtcctgctggtaatagcttatctaaagtgatcatcaagttgggccatttccaacacaaatccaggttctctcaccctccaccccccccacacacaaactcactctcctgctggtaatagcccatccaaagtgacaactctctacacaatgtgcatgataatcaaggtgggccatttcctgcacaaatccaggttctctcaccccctcacccccctccaaaaaacacacacacaaactcactatcctgctggtaatagctcatccaaagtgaccactctccctacaatgtgcatgataatcaaggtgggccatgtccagcacaaatccaggcttagTTTAGGGACCTAGACACAACCATGAGAATTAAACCAATCTTTTTGCTAGATCCCCAAATGCTCTGCCTCCAAAGACAATACACTTACACTAATTTACTAAACTGACTATAAAAATGTGAATGGATAAATTTTGTGAACTGTTTGTTAAAATGGATATCAACTATTTACTTTTTCCATCAAACGTTTGGATGAATTTGGTGCTCTTGACACTAAGAAGCTGACAGCAGTGGATTTTAGTCAGCCCTGATTTGGCCAGGTGCTGCAGAAACTTGTCTCACCCAGCTTTGCGTTATTTTCTTCACCTAATATCCCTCTTCTCTTACAGAGCCTTCTGCTGAGACATGCATTTGGTCACAGAGAATGCCAGCCACTAGTTAGTATTTGAGGAGGAGCCAGCAGGAAAGTCTTCCCCTATCTTCATCCCACTCCTACGCCACCCTCGCCTCTTTCAGGACTCACAGGAATCCAGAAAGATGCTATTGCAAGTGATGCCAATTCACTGACATTAACAAAAacaactgaaatgttttaaaagataATCCAAAGGAGAGTTTGCTAAATAGTTAGAAAATTAAAGAAGGGTACGTTGCACCGCTTAACAGGTATATTATAACATTGATGACCTCAAACTCATCTTCCCAAATGTCAGGCAGACACTGTACTGAAGTTTCCTGAAACCCCAGTGACAAAAACCTTTTCTAACAGGAGTAAGTTGCAGACATTACCTGTCTCTGGATTTTGCTCTCTCTGGTACAGTGGCCGGACTATCCTCTGGCAGGGCTAGAACAGTAGTCTGGGAAAAAGCAAGGTGAAAGTTAAGGtacaaaagtaaaatatttctcagcagttttcctttcttcagcataaTGCCTGTCCCATCCTTGCACAGCCATATCATCCCTGAGCTCCAGGCCAAAACAAATTTGGGCCTTCCCAGACAAAGCAAGCATAAAACTCGATGCCTATCAAGGGCCTGAAGTCTTCAGCAGTAGTTGACTAGCCACTCTGGAATGCATGTAAGTGGTACGTAGTTCAGTCCACTGAGAAGGCATCTAACTAAGAACATTATAGAAGTGCTGGTACTCATCTAATAAAAGATGGAGGAAGATACATCGAAATCATCCCATGGTATGGTAAGGGACTCAGATCTGGACAGAACTGCATAAGAGAGATAAGACATCCCTATATCTATCctctcttaggggcagggtgaaACACTTCTGTTCAGGTTTCACCATAGGCTGTCCAGCTTGTAAGCCAGTTTCCTTACCATAGCTGCTTTTTTAGCCGGGAGCTCCTTCAAGTCACTGCTGGTGGTGCTTAGTGGTTTCACAGCTGCTATGGCAGAAGGATGACTTTCAGCCACCTTTCGTTTCAGGGCCTGCTTTGCAGGGGAGATTGTTTTTACGCCTGATGGCTTCACATTCACCTTGGGTTTGGCTGgaacataaaaggaaaagaacGGAAGCTGATTGGTTCCTAGGATTGTTGCagtttccttcctcctctgtaaaGCCAGCAATGAGTATAAGGCACAGCACCTGGTAACCCCCAATTAACCCTTTGGCAGGTAGTTCGAATACAtgtattcaaaaaagaactagataaattcatggaggataggtccatcaatggctattagccaggacgggcaggactgctgtccctagtctctgtttgccagagactgttcattccctctggggcacctggcattggccactgtcggaagacaggatactgggctagatggacctttggtttgatccagtatggccgttatgTTCTTATGTAGTCAGCAATCTGTAAAAATGCTAATAGACTTACAGCGTCTCATCTTATCAGCTCTAACACATTCCAGAGAAATTCCTTCACCTCCATTAACACAGCCATCTTTGGGGTGGAATGTAGGAGCCGTTGAGCAACACTACCCAACAGTCAGGAATGAATTAGTAAACCAATCAGAAATGAAGGGGAGAATAGAGAGAAAATCTGGACAGCATCGAGATCCTAAGCAACACCACCACTTTTCTAGGGTAACTTtcctgaaatttcagtgtttacAAATGAAAGCCATTTTCTAGTTATTTAGGGCTCTCGAAGAGGAAAGGGTTAACACGGGCTGGAGCTGGGAGGAAACAGAACAGGCACATTCTGTGTAGgcttcctctcccacccacaGCAAGGATCTGCACAACTTGTTACACTATTGTGCCAATGCATCTAACTCCAGACTGGCAGCGTTTCCTTTTACTACTCCATTCTTCTGACTCACGGCTGGCCATTTTGCCAACTGAACGAAATATGCATCATACTGTGCTGCACTTGTGGCGATGACAAAAGTCTAAAGACGACGACACTGGTCATCTTTCCCTGACAATATTGAGCAAAATAACTGAGTGATTTTGGGAACCGATTAAGTGATCGGTCCTTAAAGTTAAATCCCTGCTACAGAAAATACCACACAAAATGACATTCACCTTTAGCCTTTCGCTCCAGAGACTGAGCTGCTTGTTTCACTGGCAGTACTGAACCCTCCGTTCCTGGACTTTCCATCACGGCTTCCTCTGCTTTCACAGTCAGTCTCTTTGTCAGCCGACGAGTTGCCCCAGGTGTCACTGTGGATTCAGGACTTCCAGCCACTGGGCTCTTCTCTTCAattgtgtcttctccaggggacGACACAGCAGGTATTTCCTTCTGGAGCGTCTCCTTCTGCCGTGGCTTCAGCTGCCGCTTCTCCCTCAggatttcttcagaactcttcaTTTGAGCCATAGAGTTGCTTGCACTCTCATCTGAAAACTAGAGAAAATAAGCGAGGAACAAGATGAGACAAATCTAGGGAGACTTCATAACAAAAACCTAATCAGCAATTCCTCTGGAGAGGACTCTTGAGCTCCGCACCACCCTAATATCAGTCAGCTGCCTTTTGGCAACCTACATCAAGGTTCACAAACAACCTCACCTTTACTACACAAGTGCAGCCCACAGAGGCTACAAAGTCCCAGCATGGGTTGTCCCCTGATCAAAGCAAAAGACTCTAGCTGAAATCTATTCCATTCTTAGTAGGAGCCCAAGGGAAACACAAGTTGCCAGTGCTGCCCTCAGACAGATTACCTCTGATTACAAAGTCCTGGCTTCTTATTCATTGCTAAGTTTAAATAGCAAGAAATTCAAAGCCATTTGATCATTGCAATGTTGTCTTGAAATGCTATCACAGAAGACAGGACTCTGGATTAATCTCCAGCACTTCGGTGCAGAAATATATAGACACCCCCATTGTATCTGAGGTATGTGCCAAGTCGTGCTGGTAAACAGAATGTGAATATTACTTTTGACACATAGTGATTCCTATATTCTCCAGGGACTCACCTCTGCAGCCTTGTCTGCTGGGCCAATACTGAGGGGCGGAACGCTTGACTCCACCaacttcttttcttctcttccagGTGCTTTAAAACATCCCAAACCCACATGTTAATTCCAAGAGTTGAAACACCACAGATCTCCTGAATAGCATTTCACACTATTGGTTTCCAACCTTTTGGGGCAAACGCACCAGTTTAATAGACGAAGAATTTGGCTGCAGCTTGAGCTCTGCAATCTTCCATTCAGTTGTACACTGTAATCATGAGGTTTGGGTTGCGCTACACACCAGAGAACTTTTATTTCCAGCTGACCAAGCACTGAGATGACCCAAAGAGACCCCCATTTAATGTTACATCCGAAAGACGCTTTGTACAGTGTACATGATGTATTGTACGCAGGGAACGAATgaatgaggctgttgtctgtaggacccctgccttattTGTTGCAGAGGTTGGAAAGtgtatagtgaatgaggcagaggactGTAGGATGAAAAAGGAATGGTCTCATGGTTAGGTGGTTGAATGCTGGCCTAGTTAACTGGATTCTAtgcctgcctctgccacagagttcctgtgtgatgctgggcaccTCACTCAAACTAGTGTTAACAGCTGGCTACTAATTGTGTGTTCCCCATTTTCTGCGTGCCCAATATGAGACACCTGTGGTTTGAGACACAAAAATGCTGAACACTCAGACATCAGTGGAATTGTGCTTTGAACATGCAAAGTGGTtgtgttccaaaaaaaaaaaaaaaaaaaaaagcaagtccTAGatatttcaagttgggcacccaaaattagtggacaatTTTCGCCTTaatctctttctgtgcctcagttcccctgctgtaaaaaaaaacccaaaaaaccacacaaacacaCCTCCCTATCTCACAAAGGTGTTGTGAAGATCATGAACATTAATGTTCATGAAACACTGACTCCAATATTATTTTGAGAGGATCACAGAAACTCCCAGGAGGGAATGAATTTTGTATTCAGTACAGCGTGTGAGGCCTGAGGCCACACATTCAATATTGCATTTTGTCCTCCACGTTAAATAACTACAcattcactgaatgaggcaggagccccATAGAAGACATAACAAGTGATATGCaggacagtctttaattacatatgTACAAAGCAGAAGTAAGGTTGATATCGGCAATCCtgattctggcacttcctaacttttgacttTGACAGTCTTCTAGCTGTAATATGTAGTGGAGTGAGTGAATTCTGAGTCAACTGAAAATACTAGCAAAGACAGGGAAACCTGCTGTACTATAGGAATAGCCAAAGCATTTGTTACCTGTCAGCTTTGTAATGCGCAGTAATCTCCTGCCGATGGGAGTAAGCTCAGGTTGCGGTGGCGTATTTAGGGTGTTCTCTCCACTCTGCTGCATCCTCAGGGCTTTCTCCTGCTTGATCTCCTCCAATGTTTTAATGCGCACTTCCCCTATTGACATGGCTTTGCCTGTGGACTGCTCCAGCTGCCCTTTGCTGGCTATAGATGGAGCTGTGGTGTCCTGCTTCTTGGTCTCACTCTCAGTCTTCGGCTTGGTAGGGCTTTCCTCCGCTTTTAGTTTTTCCTCCATTTTTAGCTGCTCTTCCTCCCCCAACTGCCTGTTTTTTTTCTCAGCCAGGACCTCAGAAAACGTTTTGATTCGAATTGTTGGGGAGGGTCTCACCCTTGGATTAGAATCTTCTGTTCTACAAGACTCTTCAGTCTTGGGTTTGGTTTGAGGTTCTCCCCGTTTCTGGCTGGCTTTCTCAAGACGGATTTCCTCTAGTGTTTTCACACGGATCTCACCTGCTTGTTTTGCAGCTCCCTCTGTTGTTACCAAAAGAggaaaaacccaaaacatttaaaGAGAAGACTGACCTGcgcattgaaaaaaaaattaagtagccATTTAGGGCCCCCCAAAAAACTGTGATTTTCAGTGTGTCAAAGAGAAAGGAAACCAAATCATAACCTATACTTGTGAACGTGGTTTAGGGAAGCATGTATATCAAATTGTAGGGCACACTCTGATCCCTTTTCTGTAAACAATCCATTACTACTGCGATGACTGCAGCACAAAGGTAGATTTGCCCCATTCTACCACTACTTTGTACCTCCACTGGCATTTCCAATCCCATCTCTTGGTTTCCAATTTCTATTTCACTTGTCTCCAAGCACGTTCCAAACTCTTCTGCTTATAGACAGGTGAGAGAAGCTTGCTGAGGCACAAGTGGAAACAAATTGGCTGTCAAGAGCCAGAACTCTCACGCTGGCAGATACAGGAGTTCTAATGGCTACGAGAAGGGTAATGTAGATTGCTGAGAAATGGCAGGTCCAGGAAAAAGGGAAGCATCAGCTTTAGCAAACAGCTGTTACCTGTCTCCGTGCTAGCCTGCTCAGCTGGCAATCCTAGCCTCTCCTTAAGAGATCTGGGGACTTGAACTGCAAGAACAAACACAAAGCAGTTAGGTGGGCTGCTCCTTTGTCTCTCACATGGttccaggaaattcaaagttatctTGAGAGGCTTCTTCTAACATACAAAGAACCAAAAGGGAAGTCTGTATGTAACAAACCCAAGGATTTTTTAAGCAGCAGTACCTCTCTTTGGTGCTTTGTCAGTCTTCTCCAGAGATTCAAGCTTCTTTCCAAGCCTGTCAGCAAGGCTACGCTTCAATGGAGGGCCACTTTCATCTGTAAAGCCAAACATGGTGGAAATAAAGTCAACAGCTAATATCTGAACATAATAACAAGAGCTTGTCCATCGGAGGACTTGAAGACAGGGGAGTCGCCTAGAAGCTCTCCTCTCTTTACCTTTCACAGAGtttaattttttctgtttttatcttCCAGCTGCTAATATCTGCTATTTCTGCTTCGAAGTTGTAGCTCCCAAATAGCACAATGGTTCTCAGTGGAAGAACCATTTTGAAACCCAAGCAGCAGAAGATAAGGATGTCAGGAGGGTAAGAGGCTCTCTGAGAAATTCCCTTATGAAGCAACTGCCAAATCAAGACGGGGACTCTCATGGTAGAAAGTTctaaagcacttcacaaatttATAGGGGTTCTCATAAtacatttttggtggcctcagagttcGGCCACCAATTTTGCTGGGGGGGCgttctgacaatttttcctaaaatacttaactttaggaaaaaacaataaatatgaaCATATACATGTTCAAGTCATTGTAGTTTATGTATATAGaggttttttgcagactcaataattaaaaacaatgtacagttgtctctattctttattggacctaaacagaatagaaacacaaataaggtgttTTGCGCAttcttgtcttttgttgttgttgtttcttttgctttttgtttgcttttttaaaaagacttgttagctagtaagtctgctgctgaaAAAGGTAATATCTGTATATTTGTTACTATCAATTtccacagcagacttactagctagctgggggtctgtgaaaagtgatattaacaaacacacaaatataaattttcacagcagacttactcagccagTAAGCCCTGGATAAGAGGTGGGTAGGGAGACAGTGGGGACCAGGGGCAATggtagggggcaggggaggcagtgggggccaggagTGATGTAGGGGGGTGGTGAGCCGAGGGCTGGCACCTGCAGCCAGGGTCCAGGGCTGGAACCCAAAGCCCCATGACTGGAGCCTGCCGCCCGCCACCTCAGGGCTGAACCCCAAGCTTCACTGCCCCacggaaggtggggaactcacaccaGCTGCCTGTTCCTCTGGCGTTTGTGGCTCCAGGGGGGATAGTGCCAAACCCCTGCTGATGGCCCTGGGGGAGGGACCACTGCtttgcaccccacccccatcgccagtcactgcccaggaggctgtggtcgtaagaaaagcccctggtggctgcatgtaGCCACAtgggctgcatttgagaaacgctgtccTACAGTACCTGAAACGCAGACATCTTTAAGGAGAAGGGCACTAGAACAATACATTTGCACAAGCCTGGGGGATATGTGAATGCGATATATCTGCTTTGGTGTTTTGGAGGCACCGTATCTCTCTGGTAAAACATACAAGAAGCCACAAGCTCAGGAATTACCAAATAGATGACTTGATGGCTTCTGACTTAAGTTAAAGAAGCAGAGTATGTAAGCAGCTAGAGTACCCACACTGCTTCAGAGTATACACATTGCATAGTGTCAAAAAATTCCCCTTCTTGAGGGTTGCTCAGATAAATATCTACCTATAAACCTTATCCTAAAAGCTTTCTCTTCAAGTTTGGCTGTTCCTAGGGTTTCCCTGCAAATCCTCACCTGTCCCAGTCCCTTGTTCTCCGTTTTCCAGAGAGACACTCCATCCCCTTTCCAACCTGGTTGGAGTTAAGGACCCACCTGTCAGCATGAGTCACAGCAGTAATTAGTCTGCAACCTTATGCAGGGCTGTAGAAACTGCCACCCTGTTACAGACTAGCATTCAGGTAACGGGTAATGAGTCTCATACATATTCATTTTTTCCTGAAACTAAATTCCTATACCTTTATTTTgttctataaaatatttttttgaacCACATTAGCAGAGCTGCATGGAGCCTTACAGCTGTAATGGCAGATGGGTGTTGCAGATTTCAACTTAAGTGCATTACAAGAGCTATGCAGAGGAAGCTGACTCTAGCCAGCATTATTTCTCTAGCCTATGAGTTCTTACCTATGGAGGGTTTCCGTTTTCCCAGTCTCTCCGAGAGACTCAATCGAATTAGAGGCTCCTCACCTTGAACAGTGAAACATAAGCATCTTTAATTTGGAAAAAGCACTAGACATATATAGATACAAAATAATCTCGCCAGTTTACACAAGTGATAGACTCCTATTGTAAATCATGAGATTTTGCCTATTAGCGAGGAAACAAAAATGCAATAATATTGCATCATAAAACATTTTGAGAATTACAATTTGGAAACTTACTAGTAAGTGTACTGTAGTATACTTAGTAAAAATCATAGAATGAGATCTTGCTTCAGCTTTCTGCTATTAAGGCTCTTATAACAAGTGTGCAAGTTACATACTGTGCTGGTTAGGGAGGTTCTCCTACAGTAGAAGTATTCACAAAGTTAAATTTTACTCTTAGAAGCAAGCAAAATGCCTCTTGGGAGCACAACTTCCATATTCGGGTTCTAGTCTACAAGACACTTTGAGGATTTATTCCTTACTAGGATAACCAACTATCAAACAGCAGCGAGTCTCTCTCTGAAAAAAAATGGAACCTCGCATTGTCTTACTCCAGACTACCTCATGAACGCACTCTCCTCCCACCCACGCCCTTCTCTGCTTGTTTAGTGCTGACCCCCTCGCCAGTGCCACAGAGCTTCTCTGTGGCTGCTTCCTTTCATTGGTTCTCCAGTTGTCTCCTGTTTGCACCCattcatttctctctccttttgctaTTCTGTTCTGCAGCTATATCGTTGTGCAAACACttgtcctgattctgcaaatacttGAGCACATATGTAGCTCTACTCACAGCAGCAGACCCGTTGGGAGTAAAGTCAAGCACATGTTCAAGTGTTTGCAGCATCATGGTCACATTTGGTAACACTGGCTTGTTATGGTTAGCTCGAGCACTTCTCTGTAACCCTTTAATGGTGATGCCCAGATGCTGAATGTCCTGATGCAAAAATCAGAAATCTATATGCTTCACTGAGTACCAGCACTGTCAGAGGTTTTCGATATATCCAGGGACTCTTCCCTCAGGAGAAAACCATGAGTTTTGAAGCTTTAAATAAAGTCTTCAAACACCTTTCGGCACCATCAGTAGCAGATGAATACCATGTTGGCCAGAGAAAGCAAGGACATCTGGACCGACACTACAGTCTAAGGAACCACTAAAATGGAACCAGGGAAGCAGGCAGTAGTTATCATCACCTTGCTTTGCAGATAAGGTTACAGTCCTGATCACCGTCCGTAGGTTTTCCTTTTCCGGACCAGGAATGGTCTGGGATTGGAGTGGATAAACGGAAACTCCAGAGGGGCCTTCTGATCagagcaaacaaaaatatattaagttAGCGGGGAAAAAAGTTTATAAAAAGCCACTCCCTTTCCACATGAGGAAAAACAGACAAGAGTTACTTTATTCCCAGCAAACTGATTTTAAATCACTTCAACAAAAACTTTATATGCAAATTGAAATCAAGGCTCAGATCATGCAATTGAGGGTGTGTAAAAACACCTTTATGAACAGACCTCACACTCAAATCAGTTGCATATCTGGGCCAAAAGAGAAGAGTAAATACAAAAGACTGCACAGAATAGTCCTAGCCTACGCTTGGCCAGCTatccagatgcttcagggggGAGAGATACATAATACACAACAGCATGAGAGTATATTCTTGTACCCTTCTCATTTGGACTTTACTCCCTGCTTTAGAGGGCCTGACTAATACGAGAGAGCTTGTGCCATCTGGATTCTGCTTTTAACACCTGAACTATTTTTAAGCCATTTTTTCTGAAAGTAAAAATTATCCCAACAGATTATCCCAACCAAAAAACCCTGCAAGTCAACTTGTGCATTTCCCATGCAGGAAAAACTGTTCTCTCTCTTGAAACAGGAGGGCCACTGaatttgggagggagggagagtaaCTCACCACCTTGTTTTTGtgatttttccttcatttttttggACTTGATTTCTTCAAGTGTTTTTATTCCAAAATTCAAACTGTTGTTATCTGAAAACGCAGAATTGTGAATGAACCCAAAACGTAAAAGCAATGGTGCATATCTATGAATACAGACCAAGCTTCTTAGCATTTACTGCtttttccaaaaaataaattaaaaaaaaaaaatcacgaaaAAACagacatgaaagaaaaaaaaaaacagccttaTGTTCATGGCCACAGAATTTGGGATAGTTTGTAGGTTGCTTGGTCTCACAAAAGAGCAGAAGCTGCATTTTTAAGAATTACCAACATCTGCGCTATTAGTCACTTGGCTTACTTTTaagagggttttgtttgtttgtttttttaaacagtgtggGGAAATCCAGGCTTTGAACTCCCCTTTGGTCTCCTGTGACAGCTAAGTCACAGAGATGCTCACCTTCCAGAGGCATTCTGTGTTCCCATTTCCACCCCTCACCTCACTGTTCTTCCACAATATGCGGCTTTCTGAACTAGCTGCAGTATACTTCTTCAGCTGTCAGAAGATGCTACCGCATAACCATACAAATACCCCCTTTCCCTACAGAACTTCCTTGGTGATGTCTGTTTAAGGAGTAAGAACCTCAAAACTACACCTGCATGGTAATTTAAAGATTTAGGGAGGGATCTTCCGCcatcttacactggtgtaaatcaggaataactccactgaaatcagtggagttacccagTCAACATAAGGTGGTCTAGCCTGATGACCTACATGTTAACTCATGGACCAC comes from Lepidochelys kempii isolate rLepKem1 chromosome 21, rLepKem1.hap2, whole genome shotgun sequence and encodes:
- the ZC3H11A gene encoding zinc finger CCCH domain-containing protein 11A isoform X1, with the protein product MSKQGDDCYFYFYSTCTKGDGCPFRHCEAALGNETVCTLWQEGRCFRSICRFRHMEIDKKRSEIPCYWENQPVGCKKLNCAFHHNKGRYVDGLFLPPSKTVLPSMTECVEEEVKVTQISLQQNKLSVQSNPSPQLRGVMKVENSENVPSPTHPPVVINAADDDEDDDDQLSEEGDETKTPVQQPATETHNGLRIISTRKSSANSKQDNNSLNFGIKTLEEIKSKKMKEKSQKQGEGPSGVSVYPLQSQTIPGPEKENLRTVIRTVTLSAKQGEEPLIRLSLSERLGKRKPSIDESGPPLKRSLADRLGKKLESLEKTDKAPKRVQVPRSLKERLGLPAEQASTETEGAAKQAGEIRVKTLEEIRLEKASQKRGEPQTKPKTEESCRTEDSNPRVRPSPTIRIKTFSEVLAEKKNRQLGEEEQLKMEEKLKAEESPTKPKTESETKKQDTTAPSIASKGQLEQSTGKAMSIGEVRIKTLEEIKQEKALRMQQSGENTLNTPPQPELTPIGRRLLRITKLTAPGREEKKLVESSVPPLSIGPADKAAEFSDESASNSMAQMKSSEEILREKRQLKPRQKETLQKEIPAVSSPGEDTIEEKSPVAGSPESTVTPGATRRLTKRLTVKAEEAVMESPGTEGSVLPVKQAAQSLERKAKAKPKVNVKPSGVKTISPAKQALKRKVAESHPSAIAAVKPLSTTSSDLKELPAKKAAMTTVLALPEDSPATVPERAKSRDSPELHIGSQAASVAQSEMTSPTSSQAAVKTRRLSSNAAGKAPLSVEDDFEKLIWEISGGKLEAEIDLDAGKDEDDLLLELSEMIDS
- the ZC3H11A gene encoding zinc finger CCCH domain-containing protein 11A isoform X2, yielding MSKQGDDCYFYFYSTCTKGDGCPFRHCEAALGNETVCTLWQEGRCFRSICRFRHMEIDKKRSEIPCYWENQPVGCKKLNCAFHHNKGRYVDGLFLPPSKTVLPSMTECVEEEVKVTQISLQQNKLSVQSNPSPQLRGVMKVENSENVPSPTHPPVVINAADDDEDDDDQLSEEGDETKTPVQQPATETHNGLRIISTRKSSANSKQDNNSLNFGIKTLEEIKSKKMKEKSQKQEGPSGVSVYPLQSQTIPGPEKENLRTVIRTVTLSAKQGEEPLIRLSLSERLGKRKPSIDESGPPLKRSLADRLGKKLESLEKTDKAPKRVQVPRSLKERLGLPAEQASTETEGAAKQAGEIRVKTLEEIRLEKASQKRGEPQTKPKTEESCRTEDSNPRVRPSPTIRIKTFSEVLAEKKNRQLGEEEQLKMEEKLKAEESPTKPKTESETKKQDTTAPSIASKGQLEQSTGKAMSIGEVRIKTLEEIKQEKALRMQQSGENTLNTPPQPELTPIGRRLLRITKLTAPGREEKKLVESSVPPLSIGPADKAAEFSDESASNSMAQMKSSEEILREKRQLKPRQKETLQKEIPAVSSPGEDTIEEKSPVAGSPESTVTPGATRRLTKRLTVKAEEAVMESPGTEGSVLPVKQAAQSLERKAKAKPKVNVKPSGVKTISPAKQALKRKVAESHPSAIAAVKPLSTTSSDLKELPAKKAAMTTVLALPEDSPATVPERAKSRDSPELHIGSQAASVAQSEMTSPTSSQAAVKTRRLSSNAAGKAPLSVEDDFEKLIWEISGGKLEAEIDLDAGKDEDDLLLELSEMIDS